The following coding sequences lie in one Thalassoglobus polymorphus genomic window:
- a CDS encoding serine/threonine protein kinase: MSDSTDKTKEDMDITKVFSPGEHELFLGKNREESASRLNRHYQDIIGRQAVSWEQVYRLKKVLGSGGQGRVFLSEREGAFQVSFDLALKFYRPDGYDDVEMYRREMSRLAAVAMQVSKIQQDHILDVYNVIEYEGILVLACEWIDGIDMRRLLSPTVLESIRHKVKPDRWDYINDVVITDAGFQSRMMPSVAMGIFRECLAGLSALHREGVIHADMKPANVMVKQTGNSKIIDLGSSFSINAPPERPTWTWRYAPVEVLRGATHTPLSDLASLGYVLLELLSGKVPFVGVTDRNELIRLKTATWERIPEILPKDLARNSTIVEMLTKMIAPDPADRFDSLEDADLSDVGAAEIVRQLVKVDMDTVATNEIRVLMQELQAAQGGPEAA, encoded by the coding sequence ATGAGTGATTCTACGGACAAGACGAAAGAAGATATGGACATCACAAAAGTCTTTAGCCCAGGCGAGCATGAATTGTTCCTTGGCAAGAACCGGGAGGAATCCGCAAGTCGCTTAAATCGACACTATCAGGACATCATTGGCCGACAAGCTGTCTCTTGGGAACAAGTGTATCGACTGAAGAAAGTTCTCGGCTCTGGAGGACAGGGAAGAGTCTTTCTCAGTGAGCGAGAAGGTGCTTTTCAGGTCAGTTTTGACCTCGCCCTGAAGTTCTATCGACCAGATGGCTACGACGATGTTGAGATGTATCGTCGCGAAATGTCACGACTGGCTGCGGTGGCGATGCAGGTTTCGAAAATACAGCAGGATCATATCCTCGACGTTTATAACGTCATTGAATACGAAGGGATCCTGGTTCTCGCTTGTGAATGGATCGACGGGATTGATATGCGCCGACTGTTGTCGCCGACCGTTCTCGAATCGATTCGACACAAAGTGAAGCCAGATCGCTGGGATTACATTAATGACGTCGTCATCACCGACGCCGGTTTTCAATCTCGAATGATGCCGAGCGTGGCGATGGGGATCTTTCGAGAATGTCTGGCGGGGCTCTCTGCACTACACCGGGAAGGTGTGATTCATGCAGATATGAAGCCTGCGAATGTGATGGTCAAACAGACTGGAAACAGCAAGATCATCGACCTTGGATCATCGTTCTCAATCAACGCTCCCCCGGAACGCCCGACGTGGACTTGGAGATACGCACCCGTTGAAGTTCTCCGCGGGGCCACTCACACACCACTTTCAGACTTGGCCAGTTTGGGGTATGTGTTGTTGGAATTACTCTCGGGAAAAGTCCCGTTTGTGGGCGTCACCGACCGGAATGAACTCATCCGCCTGAAAACCGCGACATGGGAGCGGATTCCCGAAATTTTACCAAAGGACCTCGCGAGAAACTCAACGATTGTTGAAATGCTGACCAAAATGATCGCACCAGACCCGGCAGATCGATTCGACTCGCTCGAAGATGCTGATCTTTCAGATGTCGGAGCCGCAGAGATTGTCCGGCAACTGGTCAAGGTCGACATGGACACCGTCGCGACCAACGAAATTCGCGTGCTGATGCAAGAACTCCAGGCAGCTCAGGGTGGTCCCGAGGCTGCATGA